From the Carya illinoinensis cultivar Pawnee chromosome 4, C.illinoinensisPawnee_v1, whole genome shotgun sequence genome, one window contains:
- the LOC122306620 gene encoding uncharacterized protein LOC122306620, with translation MARRLGSRLSLLPSLCKVSKSHFQPSSSPRLKTIYDSAGSGSKYRINFGFCPNFQGSRSYARGRKHYALFGNEKPGDEEFRKAWKKEMEEDTSLWTGSEDENNDEKDPKSRLEEEIRRVRQQAKEHSDLIDADDSDELRSVWSGSDEEKTLWTGSEGDDDNDIPTEAHPNESSDKYIDKLFEFEEMPKYRTLSEVLKAEDGLEELSPGKQARKIAVENALKKLKKGPDGRYTNVWEVMSDLDILIGAFENIVSGPEYAELRQGGPKKLNMQFFKDIQARMRDPNYKFSPELKLKPKNKLVSRKKWQKAQSRRRKAQKR, from the exons ATGGCCCGCAGACTCGGTTCCCGCCTTTCCCTTCTCCCATCTCTTTGCAAAGTCTCAAAATCCCATTTTCAACCTTCATCTTCTCCAAG ATTAAAGACTATCTATGATTCAGCTGGAAGCGGTTCAAAATATCGCATTAATTTTGGGTTTTGCCCAAATTTTCAAG GATCACGATCATATGCTCGTGGACGCAAACATTATGCTCTTTTTGGCAATGAAAAGCCAGGTGATGAGGAATTCCGAAAAGCTTGGAAGAAAGAGATGGAAGAAGATACTAGCCTATGGACAGGAAGTGAAGATGAAAACAATGATGAAAAAGATCCCAAAAGTCGTCTTGAAGAGGAAATTCGGAGAGTGAGACAACAGGCAAAAGAACACTCTGACCTAATTGATGCTGATGACAGTGATGAATTAAGAAGTGTGTGGTCTGGGAGTGATGAGGAGAAAACGCTTTGGACTGGTAGTGAAGGCGATGATGATAATGATATTCCCACAGAAGCCCACCCAAATGAAAGTAGTGACAAGTATATAGATAAATTGtttgagtttgaagaaatgcCTAAATATCGAACACTTTCTGAAGTATTGAAAGCTGAAGATGGACTGGAAGAGTTGTCTCCAGGAAAGCAAGCTAGGAAAATTGCAGTTGAGAATGccttgaaaaaattgaagaaagggCCAGATGGGCGTTACACCAATGTTTGGGAGGTCATGAGTGATTTAGACATTCTCATTGGAGCGTTTGAAAATATTGTTTCGGGACCAGAGTATGCGGAGCTTAGACAGGGAGGGCCGAAGAAATTGAATATGCAGTTTTTCAAGGACATTCAAGCACGAATGAGAGATCCAAATTATAAGTTCTCACCTGAGTTAAAGCTGAAGCCGAAGAATAAATTAGTTTCAAGAAAGAAGTGGCAGAAGGCACAATCTAGACGGAGGAAAGCACAGAAGCGTTAA
- the LOC122306621 gene encoding uncharacterized protein LOC122306621 has translation MSSNEFEFLKIEKYILKVHMNCQGCMQKVRKLLQKIEGVYQVSIDAEEQKVTVTGSADPAALINKLVRSGKHAVLWFPSSQKIQAKLTDDDNNQNQTQYLTNGLNPYKDHHLLPNFLGREDVESASDWNFNQRRETEAMIDGEFDQNLIAAMQNVGLGEDGVTIGNHDEVENSMSPVSSLAGFHHNGAGFVGLGGHEFGRGYQDISTGFKTYVYDYPSSMMMTNGQGYPDSYPPTAMMNINLQDRNTIDNKMINDNVYMNQPWMANHNLR, from the exons ATGTCATCAAATGAGTTTGAGTTCTTAAAGATTGAG AAATACATTCTGAAAGTGCATATGAATTGCCAAGGGTGCATGCAGAAAGTGAGGAAACTCCTCCAGAAAATTGAAG GTGTTTATCAAGTAAGCATAGATGCAGAAGAGCAGAAAGTCACCGTAACAGGTAGTGCGGATCCTGCTGCATTGATCAATAAGCTGGTCAGATCTGGTAAACATGCAGTGCTTTGGTTTCCAAGTTCCCAAAAGATACAAGCCAAATTAACCGATGATGACAATAACCAGAACCAAACTCAATATCTGACTAATGGTCTAAATCCCTACAAAGATCATCACCTCCTCCCCAACTTCTTAGGCAGAGAAGATGTTGAGTCGGCATCTGACTGGAATTTTAATCAGAGGAGGGAAACTGAGGCAATGATAGATGGTGAATTCGATCAAAATTTGATAGCAGCAATGCAAAATGTAGGCCTGGGTGAGGATGGAGTCACAATTGGCAATCACGATGAAGTGGAAAACAGCATGTCACCAGTAAGCAGCCTTGCAGGTTTTCATCACAATGGTGCTGGCTTTGTTGGCTTAGGAGGTCATGAATTTGGCCGTGGGTATCAGGATATTTCTACAGGGTTTAAGACTTACGTGTACGACTATCCATCTTCGATGATGATGACCAATGGGCAGGGGTACCCCGACAGCTATCCACCTACAGCGATGATGAACATCAACCTACAAGACAGAAACACGATCGACAATAAGATGATAAATGACAATGTGTACATGAATCAACCCTGGATGGCAAATCATAATCTTCGATAG